One stretch of Scatophagus argus isolate fScaArg1 chromosome 18, fScaArg1.pri, whole genome shotgun sequence DNA includes these proteins:
- the gcm2 gene encoding chorion-specific transcription factor GCMb, translated as MSRAEEREEADCVCSVGMKFTWDINDPKLPQDTKQFDSFQEWTDGYVRFIYSAEDKNAQRHLSGWAMRNTNNHNCQILKKSCLGVVVCSRGCTLPDGSRLQLRPAICDKARQKQQKKLCPSCSATLELLPCRGHSGYPVTNFWRVDGKAIFFQAKGVHDHPRPESKSETEARRSSVKRRVSSPPYTPKRRLIETQALGPALLSCVDPSDRISFLEPNFPQHYPAFQSPESYYNPHNALGDAQSALQKSANPRLYMGRTGYEFQGYLTSPSYPMTSDLCDPRVAPVLGSSSSSTTSSTPLSSSSSFDPQTKPPAGWKDLLKSSTPYSDNHHYYSAEYPCRYPNNPPGSPAALQTIITTTTKVSYQPCPKPPAALPSYQSCPKPPAGLPSYQPCAPPKPPGLSGCSSLMDDASSSYSTEVKVMEESGGVIKSLSFQPEPLQTKTERADGYDYRYAYPNTYRYDDY; from the exons atgtCGCGGGCGGAGGAGCGCGAGGAGGCGGACTGCGTGTGTTCGGTAGGGATGAAGTTCACGTGGGACATCAACGACCCCAAACTGCCGCAG gacaCGAAGCAGTTTGACTCGTTCCAGGAGTGGACAGATGGTTACGTTCGTTTTATCTACAGTG CTGAAGATAAGAATGCTCAGAGACATCTTTCTGGCTGGGCGATGAGAAACACCAACAACCACAACTGCCAGATCCTAAAGAAGTCATGTCTTGGTGTGGTGGTCTGTTCTCGAGGCTGCACGCTGCCTGACGGCTCCAGACTTCAGCTCCGCCCTGCCATCTGTGATAAGGCCCGGCAGAAACAGCAAA AGAAACTATGTCCAAGCTGTAGCGCCACATTGGAATTGCTGCCGTGTCGCGGTCACAGCGGTTACCCAGTCACCAACTTCTGGAGAGTTGACGGAAAGGCAATTTTCTTTCAG GCCAAAGGGGTTCATGATCATCCCAGACCAGAGTCAAAGTCTGAAACTGAAGCCAGAAGAAGTTCAGTGAAGAGACGGGTCAGCTCCCCGCCATACACACCAAAGAGACGACTCATCGAAACACAG GCTCTGGGGCCCGCCCTTCTCTCCTGTGTTGATCCATCAGACAGAATCTCCTTCCTTGAGCCCAATTTCCCACAGCATTACCCAGCATTCCAGAGCCCAGAGTCCTACTATAATCCCCATAATGCGCTCGGGGATGCCCAGTCTGCACTTCAGAAATCAGCCAATCCCAGGCTTTACATGGGCCGAACCGGCTACGAATTTCAAGGATACTTGACCTCACCATCGTATcccatgacctctgacctctgtgacCCCAg ggtggcCCCGGTCCTGggttcctcctcttcctccactaCATCATcgactcctctctcctcctcctcctcctttgacCCTCAGACAAAGCCTCCTGCAGGCTGGAAGGACCTGCTGAAGAGCTCCACCCCGTACAGTGACAACCACCACTACTACAGTGCAGAGTACCCCTGCCGTTACCCCAACAACCCCCCGGGGTCCCCTGCAGCACTGCAAACTATCATCACCACGACAACCAAA gtATCCTATCAGCCCTGCCCAAAGCCTCCTGCAGCACTCCCTTCCTACCAGTCATGTCCTAAGCCTCCCGCCGGCCTCCCATCTTACCAGCCTTGTGCTCCCCCCAAGCCTCCAGGCCTCTCTGGCTGCTCCTCCCTGATGGACGATGCCTCCTCATCATACTCCACCGAGGTAAAGGTGATGGAGGAGTCGGGTGGAGTCATCAAGTCTCTGTCATTTCAGCCCGAACCTCttcaaaccaaaacagagcGAGCTGATGGCTACGACTACCGCTACGCCTACCCCAATACGTACCGCTACGATGACTACTGA